CAGCAAATTGTTGAAGAAGGTTTAGAGAACGTTAAGAAAGTAGCGGTGAAATTTTAAATAATGATAGTAAATGTAAAAACCAATATGGATGACCATATTGGTTTTTTAGTCTATTCCCTATGTTAAAAAATGTATATTTATAAAATAAAAGAAAAGTTTGAAAATAGTATTGCAAAATATTATATATCAAACTATAATGAGTTCAAGAATAGTTGATACTTAAATTAAATATTCAGAAAATTCAATTAGTTAAAATTGGAAAATGAGATAAGGAAATTTGAATGGGGGTTATATTATGGCGAATAAAGTACCATTTTCGTTTATAGTAGTTATCGGATTAATGTTATTTGCACTATTTTTTGGAGCGGGAAATTTAATATTCCCAGCGATGCTTGGTCAATCGGCAGGTGAGAATGTATGGATTGCTAACGCTGGATTTTTAGTAACAGGAGTAGGTTTACCATTACTAGGTGTATTAGCATTTGGTTTTTCAGGTAAAGATGATTTACAGTCATTAGCAAGTCGTGCTCACCCAGTGTTTGGGATTGTGTTTACAACAGTTTTATACTTAGCAATCGGTCCGTTATTTGCAATACCAAGAACAGGAAATGTTTCTTATGAAATTGGTCTTAAGCCGTTTATGCCAGAGGGATTAGGTTCTACACCGTTAATTCTTTTCACAATTATATTCTTTAGCATCACTTGTTTTTTTTCGCTAAATCCTGCGAAAATTGTCGATATTGTTGGGAAAATATTAACGCCAATTAAATTGACATTCATCGGTATTTTAGTAATCGTTGCTTTTATTCATCCGATTGGAGAAATGCAAGCACCAGTTGAAGGGTATACATCACATGCATTTTTCAAAGGATTCCAAGAAGGATACTTAACGATGGACACGCTTGCATCATTCGTATTCGGAATCATCATCATTAATGCAATTAAAGAAAAAGGTGCGAAAACGAAAACACAAATTATGGTTGTTTGTGCAAAAGCAACACTGATCGCTGCATCTATTTTAGCAATTATTTATACAGCTCTTTCTTATATGGGAGCTTCAAGCGTTGCGAAGCTTGGACATTTAGAAAACGGCGGAGAAGTATTAGCAAAAGTTTCTAACTACTATTTCGGATCATATGGCGGAGTATTATTAGGGTTAATGATTACAGTTGCTTGTTTAACAACAAGTGTGGGACTTGTATCAGCATGCTCTTCATTCTTCCATAAGTTATTTCCAAATGTTCCTTACAAAGCAATTGCAATTACGTTATGTGTGTTTAGTGCTATTGTTGCAAATGTTGGATTAACGCAATTAATCGCAGTTTCTGTTCCAGTATTAACAGCAATTTATCCACTAGCAATCGTGTTGATTTTCTTAACATTCTTCCACTCATTATTCAAAGGAAGAGCTGAAGTTTATCAAGTGAGTTTAATCGTAACGTTTATCATCAGCTTATTTGATGGATTAAGTGCAGCTGGAGTTAACATTGAAGTAGTAAGCCGTGTGTTCACTAAATTCCTTCCGATGCAGGAAGTAGGATTAGGCTGGATCTTCCCAGCGATTATCGGTGGATTTATCGGCTATGGTATTAGCGTTGTAAAAACGAAAAATGGAGTGCAACCAGCAGCTGATGCAAATAAGAAAATAAGTTAAACAAAAAAAGTTATAGAATTTGATTCTATAACTTTTTTTGTTACTATTGATAAGAATAGAAAAAATAAAGTAGTAGGGGAAATAAAATGAAAAAAACAATTGACCATATCGGGATCGCAGTTCGTGATATAGATAGTACGATACAGTTTTATGAAAAGGTTTTATCAGGGACTTTAATAGATCGATACGTAAGTGAAGCACCCGGTGTTGAAAGCGAAGTAGCCATTCTTGAAGTTGATGGTGATAGAATCGAATTACTTGCGCCGACGAATAACACAACTTCTCCAATAGCACGATTTATAAAGCAAAAAGGGAAAGGTGTCCATCATGTTGCGTATCGTGTAGATGATTTAGATGTAGCTTTAGAAGAATTAAAGGAACAAGGCATTCGAACGTTAGAGCATACCCTTCGAATTAATAAACATGGTAGACGATTAATTTATCTTAACCCAGCGGATACAGAGGGAACAATCATTGAGTATTGTGATTATCCGGAAGAGAAGTAAAGGAAGTTTATCCTTGAGAAAAGGTGTTACGTAATAACGTAACACCTTTTTAATTTGTGTATTTCTCTTTATATGGGAGTTTATTTCACATTTTTTTCACAAATGATTCACGATAACTTTTCTTCTTTAGAAACTTACATAAATATATTTTATGCTATAATGATAATCAACTTTAAAAATATTAGTAATATCTATGAAGGTAGCTACTATTATATTGGAAGTATAGAGGTGAGGAATAAATAGAGAGTGATACTAAATAGATCCTTATACTTAATCAGGTTAATATTTTATCAAGAAATAAAACTTGGGAAGTAAAAAGTAATGAAAGTGTAGTGACGAAAAAGAAAGAAGTGAAATGATTGTGAAAGTAATGCGAAGGTTAGGGGCATGGCTATTAATAGCGTGCGTGTTTATCATATTGATACCAAAAAGCACATCTGCTCATGCGTATGTTGTGAAATCAAACCCTACTGAAAATGAAACGTTGAAGAAAGCACCATCTATTGTGAAAATTGAATTCGATGAGGACATACAAGTTTCAAGTTTTAATACATTGTTCGTAAGAGATACCTCAGGTAAAAGAGTAGATTTAAAAGATGCTCGTATTGATAAGAAAAACAAAAAATTATTAGAAGCTGGGTTAAAAGAGAATCTCAAAAATGGTCTTTACTCTATTCAGTGGAAAGCCATTTCAGCTGACGGGCATCCGATTCAAGGAGTTATTCCATTCCGGATTGGATTAGCAGAAGCGGGAACAGACGATATACAAGTAGAAGAGATGGGCTATGTTCCGCAAATCGATATGATCATGGAACGTGGGGTTCTATATACAAGTTTCTCACTATTTTTAGGAGTTCTATTCTTTAATCTTATTATGTATAAAGGGAATGCAACCCCAGTTCAATCAAGGAGTAAGAGAATAATATGGATATCATTATTTGGGATATTTATTAGTTTACTATTCAATCTACCATTGCAGGCGAAAATAAATGCTGATGTTTCATGGTTAGAAGCATTCGATCCTATATTATTAAAAGAAACATTACAGCTATCTGTTTTTGGTTATGTATGGATAACTCAAATGGCTCTTATTAGTACGCTTATGATTGTTACATATTTTGCGGTGAAGCGTGAGAAGCTTTCGTCGTTTAAAGTATGGAGCATTCCAATTGTATTATTTATTGGGTTACTTGTTATGAAAGCCTTCAATAGTCATGCATATGGACTAAAGTTTAAAGAAATTGCTGTCGTTATGGACTTTCTACATTTATTCGCAGCTTCGTTATGGATTGGGGGGCTATCATCGATTGTTCTTCTTTTACGTAAAGCGGATGACAAGTGGACTATGTATTGGGATGCGATTAAGCGTTTTTCACCGTGGGCAACAGGTGCTGTCATAGTGATTTTATTAACGGGTCTTTTTAACAGTACATTTTTTACTCCCACGATCCATTCCCTATTTGATACGAAGTATGGATTGGCCTTATTAGCAAAGATACTTTTATTCGTGTGTATGGGGATATTGGGAATTATTCATTATGTGAAAGGGAGAATGCGAGCGCAGCAAAGGTTAGGAGCTACGGTGAAAGTAGAGTTTATCATTGGAATTATCGTTTTTGTAATCGTAGCGTTTATGACAAATGTACAAACGCCGCCGATGCCTCCTACGGGACCTTTTACAGAGAGTAAACAATTAGATAATGGATATGAACTTACTTTACATGTAAGTCCTAATAAGGTAGGACAGAATGCATTTCATATTACTTTGAAGGATGAGAATGGACAGCCTGTTACTGATATGGAACAAATTGTATTGACGACTCAATCTTTAGATATGAATATGGGCAAAGGTTCATTTAAAGTTTCGGCAGTGTCACCGGGAGAATATGAAGCGGAAGGAATGTATATTAACATGACAGGAAACTGGAATATACATGTTCATGGGTTAACAAAATTCCTTGATAGTTTCGATATAGATTATAAATTTATTGTAGGTGGCAGATAAAGAAAAGTTACAGAGGAAAAGGAGTTATAAGAAAATGAAACGTATAAAAAAATTAGGAACAACAATGATAGTGACAATAATTGCAATGGGAATTTTTTCGTTACCTGTAAGTGCTCATGTGACTGTAAAACCAGCAACGTCTGACGTTAGCTCTTGGGAGACGTATACAATAAAGGTACCTGTTGAAAAGAATATGGCAACAACAAAAGTCACACTAAAAATACCATCTGGAGTTGAGTTTCAACAGTACGAGCCAGTGCCAGGGTGGAAAGTGGAAGAACAAAAAGATGCAGCTGGAAAAGTTAAAACTGTAATATGGGAAGCAACAGGAGAAGGGATTTTACCTGGCCAGTTCCAACGATTTACTTTCGTTGCTAAAAATCCAGATAAAGAGCAACAAATAGCTTGGAATGCATATCAACAATATAAAGATGGAGAAATTGTTGAATGGACAGGCGATGAGAAAGCTGAGAAGCCGCATTCACTTACTACGATTGCAAAAGGTACATCATTAACAGGAGAACATGGTGAAGTATCTAGTGTGGAAAAAAATGAAGGTACAAGTAATATGCAAACAATAGCAATTGTCTTATCTATTTTGGCGATTGTATCGTCGGTATGTACGTGTATTTTTGTAGTCCGTCGTAAAAAGTAAAGGAAAAGAAAGAGCCTACAAACGGTAGGCTCTTTCTCATATTTATTTCACTTCAACTTGCTGCCCTACAGCAAGTGCTTTCGGCTTTATATTTACAAAACAAATGCTTACGATAATAAATAAAAGTCCGATGAATAAGCTAATTGTAATGGCCTCATGTAAGAAAATAGAGCTTACAATAATAGCGATAAGAGGGATAAGGAACGTATAAGTCCCCACTTTACTTGCCTCACCAGCTCCTACAAGTGTAAAGTAAGCGAGCCATCCCATTGCAATAACAAAGACTGAGATGAATAGTAGTACACTTACAAATGGTATACTCCAAGCGATGTTAGACCAGCTTTCAAATTCTGAACCAAATCCGATTAAGCAAAGTCCGCCAATAATAAGCTGAAGTGTTACCATCCAAATGGCATTAACGCGGTGTCCAGTTTTCTTAATAAATACTGTGCCGAGTGCCCAGCCGATAGCACAGCCTAAAGCAAGTAGAACACCGATAATAGAAATATGTCCAGTTAAACTACTAGAACTAATAACCCCTACACCAATAAATCCAAGAATAAGTCCGAAAATTTTCAAGCCATACATTGCCTCTTCAAGCCAAATCCATGAGAAAATGCCAAGTAAGACGGGTTGGAGAAATACGATTGCGGAGAATAGTCCGGCGGGCATGTATTGAAGTCCGACAGTTTGTAATCCGTAAAATAAAATAATATTGAGTAAAGATGAAATAAAGTATAGATGCCAAGTTTCCTTTAAATTTAACTGTCTGTATTTCGGTAATGCGAAAATAAGTAGGATAAATCCTCCTATTAATGTTCTAATCCCTGCAAAAAGTACGGGTGGTGTGTAATGCAAAGCGAATTTTGATAACGGCCAATTAATTCCCCACATAATAACGAGAAAGGTAAGAATTATTGTCGCTTTAGTTCGAGAAAGCTGTGTCACTGCAAGACCTCCTTGTTGTTATTCATTTCACTATGATATGATATCGACTATGATAAATAAAATGAATCTTTTTTATAAGGAGTATAAGTGATTAGTTATGACCATTACACAACTGCAAATATTAATAAAAACTGTTGAGTTAGGTAGTTTTACGAAGGCTGCTAGGGTGTTAAATATGACACAGCCAGCTGTAAGTCATGCGATTTCAAGTATTGAGTCAGAGTTAGGAGTTACCATTCTTATACGCGATAAACGAAAAGGGCTAATTGTTACGGATGTTGGAAATAGAATTCTTGTACATATTAGAGAAATCTTAAACGGCGTTGAGAAGATTGAACAAGAAGTGGCGATGGAGAAAGGGCATGAAGTTGGAACAATTCGAATCGGGAGTTTTCCGAGTGCCTCGGCATATTTTTTACCCAAAATGATTAATATCTTTCGTGAAAAGTATCCGAATTTAGAATTAGTTCTTTGCGAGGGTACACTTAAAGAAGTAGAAGATTGGCTAGTATCACGAGTAATTGATATCGGAATTGTTATTTTACCTAATAAAGATATGGAAATCGTGCCCTTAACGAAGGGGAAAATGGTTGTTGTCTTAAGAGAGGATCACCCTCTTTGTAAGAAAGATTCTATTACAATAGATGATTTAGAGAATGAACCAATCATATTATGTAAGGGTGGGTACGAACCACCCATTATCGATATGTTTAAACAAGCGAACGTACCACTTCGGGCCGAATATATAATTTCAACAGTTACAACAGCTTTAAATATGATTCAAGAAGGATTAGGACTCGCAATTTTGGCTGAGTTATCTTTGACGAGTTTACCAAAGAATATACAAACGAGAGAATTGGAACCGCAAGTATGGAGAGAAATCGCTTTAGCTGTTCCTTCATTAAAGGATTCTTCACTTGCTGTACAGCTATTTATTGAAGAATTCCAAGAGTTGTTTGCAGAATAAGAAGGGATGTCTCATATAATGTAATGAGACACCTTTTTTATTTGCTTTAAAAAATCTGTAAAAAAGATTGACTTATCTTTTTGTTGTAACTATAATAATTACAACGAGGTGGTGATCACGATGAAAATTAGTAGCCGCTTTTCTATAGCTGTTCATATGTTATCTATTTTAAAAAACAATCCATCTTCACTTTGCACTTCAGACTATATGGCCGAAAGTGTAAATACAAATCCGGTAGTAATTCGTAAAATAATGTCTTACTTGAAACAAGCTGGATTTGTTTACGTAAATCGTGGGCCAGGTGGTGCGGGATTATTAAAGGATTTACATGAAATCACATTGTTAGATGTGTATCATGCAGTGAATGTAGTAGAAGAAGACAAACTATTTAACATTCATGAACAACCAAATCCAGATTGTCCAATTGGAGCAAATATTCAAGCTGTGTTAGAAGTTATTTTAATTCAAGCTCAATCTGCGATGGAAGAAGTTTTGAGAAATATTACGATGGGGCAGTTATTTGAATCTTTGCAAGAGAAAATGAATGTGTAAAATAATATCTATATTTTTTTGTTATTAATGTAACTATTTTGATTACAACTATAAAGGTAAGGTGTAAAAGTATGACTGTAAAAATGAAAGTATACTCAGATTTTATATGTCCGTTTTGTTTTTTAGCAAAAGGCCCATTAGATGAAGTAGCGAAAGAGAAAGATGTGGAAATCGAATGGATGCCATTTGAATTGCGTCCAAGTCCATATTCTAAAATAGATCCTTGGAACGAACCGGATAAGTTAGGTTCATGGGATGCTTTCATTCTTCCTACTGCAAAAAAATTAGGAATTGAAATGCGCTTACCACGTGTTTCACCGCATCCATACACACATTTAGCTTTCGAAGGATGTCAATTTGCGAAAGAACATGGACTTGGAAATGAGTATCATCACAGAGTATTTACAGCGTTTTTCCAAGAAGAACAAAACATTGAGGATATTGATGTTTTAACAAAACTGGCGGTAGAAGTAGGACTTCCTGAAGCTGAATTTAAAGATGCTTTAGTAACTCGTAAATATAAAGAAAAGCATCAAGAAGCAATTCAGCATGCATATGATGAAGCGAATATTATGGCGGTACCAACTGTCATGATTGGTGATGAAGTCATTCAAGGGCTTGCTAGTAAAGAAACGTTACAAAGAGTAATTGATAAGGAAATTGAAAAAGATAAAACAAACTCATTTGAGGGAATGAAATGTAATACGGATGGATATTGTTAATTCGTCTTGCATGAAAGAATCATATTGATTTGTTTAAATAAAAAAAACATACATTTGGAGGAATTACTATGTCAGCAACTACAACAAACTTAAAAGAAGCAATTGTGAACCGTCGTTCAATTCGTAAAGTAACAAAGAGCGATGCAATTACGAAAGAAAGAATTGAAGAAGTTTTAAAAACAGCTTTACATGCACCGACTTCTTTCAATATGCAAAGTGGCCGTATGGTTGTATTAATGGATGGAGAGCATGAAAAGTTTTGGGATATCGTAAAAGAAACACTTAGATCACGCGTGCCAGCAGAAAACTTTGAAGCGACTGTAGAAAGACTAAAAGGCTTCCATGCAGGTGTAGGAACAGTACTATTCTTTGAAGATCAAGCAACGGTAGAAAAAATGCAAGAAAATGCACCATTATATAAAGATCAGTTCCCATTCTGGTCTCATCAAGGAAATGCAATGTTACAACATACTGTATGGATGCTATTATCTGCTGAAGGAATTGGAGCGTCATTACAACATTACAATCCAATCGTAGATGCTGAAGTGAAAGCAACTTGGAACATACCAGCAGAGTGGAGCTTAGTAGGACAAATGCCATTTGGTGAGCCAAATGAACAACCAGGGGAAAGAACATTCTTACCTACTGAAGATGTAGTGAAATTTTATTAAGAAATACAATTCAAGATCAAAATTAAAAAAAGTTAGATAAATTAAAGGACAGTATATATACTATGTACTGTCCTTTCTTATTTAATATTCACACCCAATCGTGGAAGATCTTATTTAAGATAAGCATCCTTTTAGCTTAATAATAAAAGGATTACTGCGAGAACAATTTCTTTAATATTGATGACGTATAATTAAAAATCTATTATGTTTATTTTTTTGAAATGACAGTAAACATTCCCGTCATGTTTGGTGAGTAATCTTTAAAATCATATTTTTCATAGAAAGATTCTTTACCTTGTGATGCAAACAAACCGACAAACGCCTTATCAGGGCATTCTGATTTAAGTATTCAACCAAGATATGCATTATTTTTTTCCAAATACCATTTTTCTGATAATCTGGATGAACCACTATATCTTGAATATAGAAATAGATAGCCCCATCACCAACAATTCTCCCCATGCCCACAATTTGTTCATTATCCTTGACTGTGATGCAGTGGATAGAATTCTTTAGTGATGTTTCCACCACTTCAAAATTCATATAATTAGTCCATCCAACAGACTCGCACA
This Bacillus mycoides DNA region includes the following protein-coding sequences:
- the brnQ gene encoding branched-chain amino acid transport system II carrier protein, which produces MANKVPFSFIVVIGLMLFALFFGAGNLIFPAMLGQSAGENVWIANAGFLVTGVGLPLLGVLAFGFSGKDDLQSLASRAHPVFGIVFTTVLYLAIGPLFAIPRTGNVSYEIGLKPFMPEGLGSTPLILFTIIFFSITCFFSLNPAKIVDIVGKILTPIKLTFIGILVIVAFIHPIGEMQAPVEGYTSHAFFKGFQEGYLTMDTLASFVFGIIIINAIKEKGAKTKTQIMVVCAKATLIAASILAIIYTALSYMGASSVAKLGHLENGGEVLAKVSNYYFGSYGGVLLGLMITVACLTTSVGLVSACSSFFHKLFPNVPYKAIAITLCVFSAIVANVGLTQLIAVSVPVLTAIYPLAIVLIFLTFFHSLFKGRAEVYQVSLIVTFIISLFDGLSAAGVNIEVVSRVFTKFLPMQEVGLGWIFPAIIGGFIGYGISVVKTKNGVQPAADANKKIS
- a CDS encoding VOC family protein → MKKTIDHIGIAVRDIDSTIQFYEKVLSGTLIDRYVSEAPGVESEVAILEVDGDRIELLAPTNNTTSPIARFIKQKGKGVHHVAYRVDDLDVALEELKEQGIRTLEHTLRINKHGRRLIYLNPADTEGTIIEYCDYPEEK
- a CDS encoding copper resistance CopC/CopD family protein encodes the protein MIVKVMRRLGAWLLIACVFIILIPKSTSAHAYVVKSNPTENETLKKAPSIVKIEFDEDIQVSSFNTLFVRDTSGKRVDLKDARIDKKNKKLLEAGLKENLKNGLYSIQWKAISADGHPIQGVIPFRIGLAEAGTDDIQVEEMGYVPQIDMIMERGVLYTSFSLFLGVLFFNLIMYKGNATPVQSRSKRIIWISLFGIFISLLFNLPLQAKINADVSWLEAFDPILLKETLQLSVFGYVWITQMALISTLMIVTYFAVKREKLSSFKVWSIPIVLFIGLLVMKAFNSHAYGLKFKEIAVVMDFLHLFAASLWIGGLSSIVLLLRKADDKWTMYWDAIKRFSPWATGAVIVILLTGLFNSTFFTPTIHSLFDTKYGLALLAKILLFVCMGILGIIHYVKGRMRAQQRLGATVKVEFIIGIIVFVIVAFMTNVQTPPMPPTGPFTESKQLDNGYELTLHVSPNKVGQNAFHITLKDENGQPVTDMEQIVLTTQSLDMNMGKGSFKVSAVSPGEYEAEGMYINMTGNWNIHVHGLTKFLDSFDIDYKFIVGGR
- a CDS encoding YcnI family copper-binding membrane protein, encoding MKRIKKLGTTMIVTIIAMGIFSLPVSAHVTVKPATSDVSSWETYTIKVPVEKNMATTKVTLKIPSGVEFQQYEPVPGWKVEEQKDAAGKVKTVIWEATGEGILPGQFQRFTFVAKNPDKEQQIAWNAYQQYKDGEIVEWTGDEKAEKPHSLTTIAKGTSLTGEHGEVSSVEKNEGTSNMQTIAIVLSILAIVSSVCTCIFVVRRKK
- a CDS encoding DMT family transporter — encoded protein: MTQLSRTKATIILTFLVIMWGINWPLSKFALHYTPPVLFAGIRTLIGGFILLIFALPKYRQLNLKETWHLYFISSLLNIILFYGLQTVGLQYMPAGLFSAIVFLQPVLLGIFSWIWLEEAMYGLKIFGLILGFIGVGVISSSSLTGHISIIGVLLALGCAIGWALGTVFIKKTGHRVNAIWMVTLQLIIGGLCLIGFGSEFESWSNIAWSIPFVSVLLFISVFVIAMGWLAYFTLVGAGEASKVGTYTFLIPLIAIIVSSIFLHEAITISLFIGLLFIIVSICFVNIKPKALAVGQQVEVK
- a CDS encoding LysR family transcriptional regulator; this translates as MTITQLQILIKTVELGSFTKAARVLNMTQPAVSHAISSIESELGVTILIRDKRKGLIVTDVGNRILVHIREILNGVEKIEQEVAMEKGHEVGTIRIGSFPSASAYFLPKMINIFREKYPNLELVLCEGTLKEVEDWLVSRVIDIGIVILPNKDMEIVPLTKGKMVVVLREDHPLCKKDSITIDDLENEPIILCKGGYEPPIIDMFKQANVPLRAEYIISTVTTALNMIQEGLGLAILAELSLTSLPKNIQTRELEPQVWREIALAVPSLKDSSLAVQLFIEEFQELFAE
- a CDS encoding Rrf2 family transcriptional regulator, which produces MKISSRFSIAVHMLSILKNNPSSLCTSDYMAESVNTNPVVIRKIMSYLKQAGFVYVNRGPGGAGLLKDLHEITLLDVYHAVNVVEEDKLFNIHEQPNPDCPIGANIQAVLEVILIQAQSAMEEVLRNITMGQLFESLQEKMNV
- a CDS encoding DsbA family oxidoreductase produces the protein MTVKMKVYSDFICPFCFLAKGPLDEVAKEKDVEIEWMPFELRPSPYSKIDPWNEPDKLGSWDAFILPTAKKLGIEMRLPRVSPHPYTHLAFEGCQFAKEHGLGNEYHHRVFTAFFQEEQNIEDIDVLTKLAVEVGLPEAEFKDALVTRKYKEKHQEAIQHAYDEANIMAVPTVMIGDEVIQGLASKETLQRVIDKEIEKDKTNSFEGMKCNTDGYC
- a CDS encoding nitroreductase family protein, which encodes MSATTTNLKEAIVNRRSIRKVTKSDAITKERIEEVLKTALHAPTSFNMQSGRMVVLMDGEHEKFWDIVKETLRSRVPAENFEATVERLKGFHAGVGTVLFFEDQATVEKMQENAPLYKDQFPFWSHQGNAMLQHTVWMLLSAEGIGASLQHYNPIVDAEVKATWNIPAEWSLVGQMPFGEPNEQPGERTFLPTEDVVKFY